The sequence CTTCGGCGATGCACTGGAAGGCCAAAAGCGGGCCGGGCAGAACGTGACCATCAACGGAACCTTCTATCCCCGCCTCGACGGGTACATGATTGCCGGGCCGCAGTGGGCCAACTACATGCTCAAGGTGGCGCCGCTGTATCCCGCAACCCCGTTCGCGCCACCGCCCGCTTCGATGATCGGCCCTAACCCCAACTACAGGCCGTAGGCACTTGGCGCATCCATGGTGGATCTGGATGCCGCCTAACCCGTCCCCTTCCACAGCCGCTTCCACCACGGGCGTTCCGGCTCCGGCGCGGGCGGCGCCTCGTCCACCTGCACAGCACGCCGGCTGCGCCAACGCTCCACTTCCCCATCCACGTCACGGGTCTTGGTGACCACCGGTGGGCCGCCCTGCAACTGGCGGCGGGCATCAACCACCCTCCGGTTGAAATCCGCCACGACATCGCGGACCTGCTGCTCGGTGTATTGGGCGTCCAGTTTCGCGTCGAGCTCGGCGTCCTCAGCGCGGAGGAGGATGGCCGCCGGCCCCAGGCCGCTGATGTTCTCCCGCTGGATCAGCCCCTTCACCCACCAGTCGGGATCGTACGACTCGCCCAGGCCGGGAATTGGTTTGCCCGCATACTTCAGGTTGTCGAACTTGCCCTGCGCCATGGCGTCGCGGACCAGGTATTCCGCGCGGGCGGCATCGCTGACTTTCCTGCGCTTCTCCCGCTCCTGCGCGTCGAGGGCATCCAGCGCGGCTTCCTCCTCGGCGCTGATGCCGGCGCCACGGTACGACCGCACCTCGGCCGCACGCTCCAGGCGCTTGCGGAATTCCCCTGCGCCGCTCATTGCTGCCACCGCCTTCCCTCGCCGGGTCCCAACCTCCAGTATTCAGCGGCGGGCCTGGGCGTTCAACGCCCAGGGTTGGCGGACGACGACGGAACGTCCCGCCGTCGTCCGCCCACCTGGCGCCGTGGCAAAGGAAGTGGCTGTTGCACTGTCAGGCGTTGGCGTGCTCGGCAAGGAGTCCGTCGATCTGGCCGACCGCTGCCTTGAGGCCCTCCTCCATGCCCATCTTGATCATCTCTTCCAGCTGTTCTTCAGACTCGAAGGCGGACAGCATGGTCATCCGGGTGCGCTCCCCCACCGGTTCCAGCGTCACTGTGGCATGGCTGACGCCATGGTCACCGGTGGGGTTGCCGTCGCTGTCCGCGAAACCGTCGTTGAATTCAAGCTGGCGCGGCGATTCGATGCTGGTGAATTCCCACCAGCCGTGGAACTTCTCCCCATCCGGGCTTGTCATGTAGTAGCTGGCGCGGCCGCCCGGAACGAAGTCGTGCTTGTAGAAGGTAGCCGGATACGTGGGCGGACCCCACCAACGCTCCAGCTGCCGCGGGTCCTCAAAGAGCTGCCAGACGCGTTGCATGCCGGCGTCGAACTCGGCAACGAGGGTGAGGCTCAGGGCCTCGGGGTTTTTATCCGTACTGATGACTGTCATGGCCTTGCCTTCCTAACCTTCAGTGAGAATGGCTGCCATCCGGGCGGCGCGCTGCCGCCAGATTTGTTCATATTCGTCGAGCAGCCGCCGGGCTTTCAGCAGGCCTTCATGGTTGCCCCGCACGATCTGCTCCCTTCCGCGCTTTTCCTTGGTGACAAGGGAGGCGCGCTCCAATACCGCCACATGTTTCTGTACGGCGGCGA comes from Pseudarthrobacter sp. NIBRBAC000502770 and encodes:
- a CDS encoding DUF1992 domain-containing protein — encoded protein: MSGAGEFRKRLERAAEVRSYRGAGISAEEEAALDALDAQEREKRRKVSDAARAEYLVRDAMAQGKFDNLKYAGKPIPGLGESYDPDWWVKGLIQRENISGLGPAAILLRAEDAELDAKLDAQYTEQQVRDVVADFNRRVVDARRQLQGGPPVVTKTRDVDGEVERWRSRRAVQVDEAPPAPEPERPWWKRLWKGTG
- a CDS encoding SRPBCC domain-containing protein: MTVISTDKNPEALSLTLVAEFDAGMQRVWQLFEDPRQLERWWGPPTYPATFYKHDFVPGGRASYYMTSPDGEKFHGWWEFTSIESPRQLEFNDGFADSDGNPTGDHGVSHATVTLEPVGERTRMTMLSAFESEEQLEEMIKMGMEEGLKAAVGQIDGLLAEHANA
- a CDS encoding metalloregulator ArsR/SmtB family transcription factor, with the translated sequence MVVDPLREAELDRLFHAFADSTRRDIVRRVTVEEFSVSGLAALYAMSFAAVQKHVAVLERASLVTKEKRGREQIVRGNHEGLLKARRLLDEYEQIWRQRAARMAAILTEG